In Trichoderma asperellum chromosome 1, complete sequence, a single window of DNA contains:
- a CDS encoding uncharacterized protein (EggNog:ENOG41), with the protein MASSLLSLLGLGPRRSAPPVVPTDEVVPVHLFDDTATLRRYTLMWTFRFDDVLDADKLGNALSELFQMEGWRKLGGRIRRRPDGSAEIHIPCPFTEERPPLYFTKARFDMRMSEHPEASTLPTAPDNSKPATFPSPRNYQSLGRGPGSPACIDDYLYSDLPQFALHVVNFTDGTLVSINFNHIVSDLAGLMAIMNAWQLVLAGKPEAVPPFKGLYEDSMAGLHKAQTAEKYVLADKQLSGWKLAAFGLRLVFDYWWNSPIDSRLVCVPKKTMDALVRAAQDQVPQSVDTSSNGNPARFISENDIVVALVTKVVAQNLPPNRPITVLQAVDPRSRVKSVFDQNAAYVCNAPAAAFLLCSSQEAVDKSIGELALDGRKAIQSQVTEEQMKAVAVIAGKSMANTGNPPIFGESNMALVVSSNWSKAKFLEKVDFSPAIVESSQRDRPRGKPGHPVYYHSQSLEKGSLTTNVVIIMGRDLEGNFWMNCAQPAHVWPVLLGLLEKYA; encoded by the exons ATGGCTTCCtccctcctcagcctcttgGGCCTCGGCCCCAGGAGATCTGCGCCGCCAGTTGTGCCGACTGATGAGGTCGTGCCGGTGCATCTCTTTGACGACACGGCAACGCTGCGGCGCTATACGTTGATGTGGACCTTCAGGTTTGACGACGTTCTCGATGCCGATAAGCTGGGCAATGCGCTCTCTGAGCTCTTCCAGATGGAAGGATGGCGGAAGCTAGGCGGTCGAATTCGACGCAGG CCTGATGGATCGGCTGAGATTCACATCCCATGCCCCTTCACAGAGGAGCGACCGCCGCTCTACTTCACAAAGGCGAGATTCGACATGCGCATGTCCGAACACCCCGAGGCATCCACGCTGCCGACTGCCCCAGATAACTCGAAGCCGGCGACGTTCCCAAGTCCTCGCAACTATCAGTCATTGGGCCGTGGACCTGGATCGCCAGCTTGTATCGATGACTACCTTTATTCCGATCTTCCGCAGTTTGCCCTTCACGTAGTCAACTTCACAGACGGGACATTGGTCTCCATCAACTTCAATCACATCGTCAGCGACCTCGCCGGCCTCATGGCCATCATGAATGCTTGGCAGCTCGTGCTGGCCGGAAAGCCGGAAGCGGTGCCTCCATTCAAGGGCCTCTATGAAGATTCCATGGCTGGTCTTCACAAGGCGCAGACAGCGGAAAAGTATGTCCTGGCCGACAAGCAGCTTTCGGGGTGGAAGCTTGCGGCATTCGGACTGCGGCTCGTGTTTGATTACTGGTGGAACTCCCCGATCGATTCGAGGCTGGTTTGCGTCCCCAAGAAGACGATGGATGCTCTTGTTCGGGCGGCTCAAGACCAGGTGCCACAGTCTGTGgacaccagcagcaatggaAATCCGGCTCGATTCATTAGTGAGAATGACATTGTTGTAGCGTTGGTCACAAAGGTAGTCGCTCAGAACTTACCCCCCAACCGCCCCATTACCGTCCTGCAGGCTGTTGATCCTCGCAGCCGCGTCAAGTCAGTTTTCGACCAAAACGCCGCCTATGTTTGCAATGCTCCTGCTGCCGCCTTTCTCTTGTGCAGCAGCCAGGAGGCAGTGGACAAGAGCATCGGCGAACTGGCGCTTGACGGGCGAAAGGCAATTCAGTCGCAGGTCACGGAAGAGCAAATGAAGGCTGTAGCCGTGATAGCAGGCAAATCCATGGCGAACACCGGGAATCCCCCCATATTTGGGGAGAGCAATATGGCCTTGGTGGTGTCTTCCAACTGGAGCAAAGCCAAGTTTCTGGAAAAGGTGGACTTTAGTCCGGCAATCGTCGAGAGCTCGCAGAGGGATCGCCCTAGGGGGAAGCCGGGCCATCCAGTTTATTACCATTCTCAGAGCTTAGAGAAGGGCAGCTTGACTACAAACGTTGTCATCATCATGGGCAGAGACCTAGAAGGGAATTTCTGGATGAATTGTGCTCAACCAGCCCATGTCTGGCCAGTGCTGCTAGGACTGCTGGAGAAGTATGCATAG
- a CDS encoding uncharacterized protein (EggNog:ENOG41~SECRETED:SignalP(1-16)~TransMembrane:1 (n4-15c20/21o335-357i)), which yields MHRLALLPLLSTAVLAATEATLTSTGCADASGFESCQKKANDNLSSCIAQAKKDNSQQEILACGCQNYVDNYNCYSASCWNRVWECEYQEYIIEYFLNCPIAKLPVPYFPAPNKAADACSCNLGKVFLAIQDAIQETATCSNNANGPDASNNLQQIQGCDCCEISGALSSFYNICPDTDPTLIGLSNVSQLESQLNTPFDSCGSYLDTYDCISSLGYSLDGVSTYYKPTNLPKSGTATLSNAAGTVTAPASGSVFTYTNGGDGTVYTITAAGVKDSSSGSGSGSGSGSGSGSGSNSGSDSSQSTGSGDAPAKTGSPAQGSTTTASPTKTGSSKNGAGMATASLYLVAAVMAMPILLYF from the exons ATGCATCGCCTAGCTTtgctccctctcctctctacGGCGGTTCTCGCCGCCACAGAGGCCACTTTAACCAGCACTGGCTGTGCTGATGCGTCTGGTTTCGAGAGCTGCCAAAAGAAGGCCAATGACAACCTGAGCTCATGTATTGCCCaggcgaagaaggacaaTAGCCAGCAGGAAATCTTGGCTTGCGGCTGCCAGAACTACGTTGACAACTACAACTGCTATTCCGCATCCTGCTGGAACCGAGTCTGGGAGTGCGAATATCAAGAGTACATCATCGAGTATTTCCTCAACTGCCCCATCGCCAAGCTGCCCGTGCCATACTTCCCGGCACCCAACAAGGCTGCCGATGCATGCTCTTGCAACCTGGGCAAGGTCTTCCTCGCCATTCAAGACGCCATCCAAGAAACTGCAACATGTTCAAATAACGCAAACGGGCCCGACGCCTCCAACAATCTTCAGCAGATTCAGGGATGTGATTGCTGTGAGATCAGTGGAGCTCTATCATC GTTCTACAACATTTGCCCTGACACCGATCCTACGCTTATTGGCCTCTCAAACGTTTCTCAACTCGAGTCACAGCTTAATACCCCCTTTGACTCCTGCGGCAGCTACTTGGACACTTACGACTGCATTTCCAGCCTCGGTTACTCTCTCGACGGAGTTAGCACCTACTACAAACCAACCAACCTTCCCAAGAGCGGGACGGCTACACTGAGCAACGCTGCGGGAACAGTAACAGCTCCTGCTAGTGGATCCGTGTTTACTTATACAAATGGTGGCGATGGAACTGTATATACTATTACTGCGGCAGGCGTCAAGGATTccagctctggctctggctctggctccggCTCCGGCTCTGGTTCTGGATCCGGTTCTAACTCTGGCTCTGATAGCTCACAGTCCACGGGTTCTGGCGACGCACCAGCTAAGACTGGAAGCCCTGCACAAGGAAGCACCACTACTGCTAGCCCTACCAAGACTGGATCCTCCAAGAATGGAGCCGGCATGGCCACTGCCAGCCTCTACTTGGTAGCAGCTGTGATGGCCATGCCCattcttttgtatttttag